A genomic segment from uncultured Marinifilum sp. encodes:
- a CDS encoding sigma-70 family RNA polymerase sigma factor, whose amino-acid sequence MDYTTEAILEGISMSNNDVLNYIYKTFFPSICNFIENNNGSEEDARDLFQEAIIVIYRKMKKEPLVLTCNFKTYIYSICRLLWLKQLEKRKNSNEINSEGIIENRLDEASPTYDRTEKFRLYQKHFQQLGPDCKKILQMALDKVSLKEIAEIMGFKSEKYAKKRRYRCKQMLIESIKNDNEFNDVYDE is encoded by the coding sequence GTATTAAACTACATCTACAAAACATTCTTTCCTAGTATCTGCAATTTTATAGAAAACAATAATGGAAGCGAAGAAGATGCACGCGATCTTTTTCAGGAAGCTATTATTGTAATCTATCGTAAAATGAAAAAGGAACCTTTGGTTCTTACTTGTAACTTTAAAACATACATCTATTCCATTTGCAGACTTTTATGGTTAAAACAACTTGAAAAAAGGAAAAATAGCAATGAGATTAATTCGGAAGGAATTATTGAAAATAGGTTAGACGAAGCTTCGCCTACCTACGATCGTACTGAAAAGTTTCGATTGTATCAAAAGCACTTCCAACAATTAGGTCCCGATTGCAAAAAAATACTTCAAATGGCACTGGATAAAGTCTCACTTAAAGAAATAGCCGAAATTATGGGCTTTAAAAGCGAGAAGTATGCTAAAAAGAGAAGATATCGGTGTAAACAAATGCTGATTGAAAGTATTAAAAATGATAATGAATTTAATGACGTATATGATGAATGA